A DNA window from Trypanosoma brucei brucei TREU927 chromosome 11 chr11_scaffold01 genomic scaffold, whole genome shotgun sequence contains the following coding sequences:
- a CDS encoding variant surface glycoprotein (GPI-Anchor Signal predicted for Tb11.14.0019 by DGPI v2.04 with cleavage site probability 0.1462 near 464), which yields MLANFKALTFVSIALCLPVVTTSAVKTPTKKAKSACDVATQLRQMADSARTKITSTQEAVKTMLTTASKPDVIANGVNTNAGWAAAYLRSIYIQKAAEANDKLAANTPALLKGIEALSRLAGSQEAISRLSQLHLQDLNMATATTSTATATKGQLKPKLDAALKAHCVGQDDSREKDSSTDDHNADHKNAITIVTVTPTPPGSALGTYLTICGSNSVSSGAPNTASCTSTQATNIGFKGGQVFTATVAVAHTTGDSAPLAYNEIGDDATTPNKATIKAELALVLEMVHAATQLGTITPPATIESAFDAASAGHAIAKALGGHEATAEQPNLKEKVKHTTEELFGKERNSIKTQITQLLNTFQPSKAAGSDGAKKLDSINAPEELSKAATYYTIKNFIDEEEQKKKNQENPSCPTKTGKLEEPKKSADECKKHTTEQACKGEKGCDFDEKKDPKCFPNKKVSTTSTGRRSIVINALPLLAVLLLA from the coding sequence ATGTTGGCAAACTTCAAGGCATTGACTTTCGTAAGCATAGCCCTTTGCCTACCAGTTGTAACAACTTCAGCTGtaaaaacaccaacaaaaaaggctAAAAGCGCATGCGACGTAGCAACGCAGCTGCGGCAGATGGCGGACTCCGCAAGGACCAAAATCACATCCACACAAGAAGCTGTCAAGACGATGCTGACTACAGCTTCTAAGCCTGACGTCATCGCCAACGGTGTTAACACAAACGCGGGCTGGGCAGCAGCTTATCTGCGCTCAATTTATATTCAAAAAGCCGCAGAAGCAAACGATAAGCTAGCCGCAAATACCCCAGCGTTATTAAAAGGCATCGAAGCGCTGAGCCGGCTCGCAGGGAGCCAGGAAGCAATCAGCAGACTCTCACAGCTGCACCTACAAGATCTAAATATGGCCACAGCCACGACAAGCACGGCGACAGCGACAAAAGGCCAACTCAAGCCCAAGCTGGACGCGGCTCTTAAAGCTCATTGTGTCGGACAGGACGACAGCAGGGAAAAGGACTCGAGCACCGACGATCATAATGCAGACCACAAAAACGCCATAACGATAGTGACAGtgacaccaacaccaccaggAAGCGCGCTCGGCACCTACCTAACAATATGCGGCAGCAACTCGGTCAGCAGCGGCGCACCAAACACGGCAAGCTGCACTTCAACCCAGGCAACTAACATAGGATTCAAAGGAGGGCAAGTATTCACGGCAACGGTAGCAGTTGCCCACACAACAGGCGACTCGGCCCCGCTTGCCTACAACGAAATCGGCGACGATGCGACGACGCCCAATAAAGCGACAATAAAAGCAGAACTTGCGCTGGTACTTGAAATGGTTCACGCTGCAACACAACTCGGCACGATAACACCACCTGCTACCATTGAAAGCGCCTTTGATGCCGCTTCCGCAGGGCACGCAATAGCCAAAGCTTTGGGAGGCCACGAAGCGACAGCCGAGCAACCAaatttaaaggaaaaagttaAACACACAACCGAAGAACTTTTcggcaaagaaagaaactcaatcaaaacacaaataaccCAATTACTGAACACCTTTCAGCCAAGTAAAGCAGCAGGCTCAGACGGCGCTAAAAAACTTGATTCAATAAACGCCCCTGAGGAGCTGTCAAAAGCAGCGACGTATTACACTATCAAAAATTTTATCGACGaggaagagcaaaaaaagaaaaaccaagAAAACCCCTCTTGCCCAACCAAAACAGGCAAACTAGAAGAACCGAAAAAATCAGCAGACGAATGCAAAAAGCATACAACGGAGCAAGCCTGCAAAGGTGAAAAAGGTTGCGATtttgatgagaaaaaagacCCGAAATGCTttccaaataaaaaagtgtcTACAACCTCAACAGGGAGAAGATCTATTGTAATCAACGCTCTTCCtttgcttgcagttttgcTTCTAGCATAA